The following is a genomic window from Meriones unguiculatus strain TT.TT164.6M chromosome 7, Bangor_MerUng_6.1, whole genome shotgun sequence.
GGGTAGCCTTGGCATTGGCAGACCAACCACTGAGGTTGCCCTAAATGCTCACCTCGACGCCGGCGCCATGCTCAGCATTTCACGGCATGCTTTTCATTTGCCCTTCACAACCCCTGATGGGAGCGCACCGGCTTTTGAAATCATTATTGCGTATGTGAAGAAATGGGGACTCCGGGTCAGGGACTGTCTCAGGATCCTGCTGCTGTTAGATGGTAGATTGGAGGTCATGTGTTCCGATGGATACATGGAGGCAAGAGGCCCCCGTGAAAGCATTTGTAGGTCATTGGGGTGGAGCTGTGCAGGATGGATGGGCCAGCCAGGGGAGACCAAGCTGGGATCTGGTGGTGCTGGTTTGGGTTGCTTAAGTCTGATCCAGGGTTTGTGAGGGTGGAAGACAGTGTTGAAGGTGAGACGTGGCCAGAGGCTTACTGTGAGGTGAGGTGTAGGTCTGAAGACTCAAAGGCGGCTTGCTAGGTGTTCAGCCTTCCTCGAAGTGTGCTGTGCCTATGTAGTGGATGAATCATTGAACCTCTGGAGATGAGGCTATAATTAAAGCTAGCGAAACCCGTGATTAACACACATAAAACCGTTAAATAGGGTCCTCTTGGAGTACTGAGGCGCAGTCTTTGCAGGCCAGTGGAGCATGCAGCACACCTCAGGAAGTGGCTGTAGATGAGGCAGTGTGGTTAGGCCTTGCGAGCCAGGGCTTTGGTCTGTTCCCCTCTGTGGGAATAACCGTCTTAAGGAAATACAAAGCAAGGTGTCTGGATGAATGACTGGGAGAATAACTGATGGGAAGTTCGGTGGAAAAACTGGGGGGAAATCTCAGAAACCCCTGCATCGTTGGCAGTCCTGGCTGGAGTCCCTCCACATACTGCTGTGCTCAGAGGAGATGTATTGGTAGGTTGCCCTGCTCCAGAACCAGTGGGAAGAGTCAGGGATGGAAACACCGTGGGAGGTTGTCTAAGAGGTGGGTTTGGAAGTACCTCATGCAGGTGGAGCCTCTTAGCCCAGTATGtggtaggttttgtttttgttttaagatttttattttagctgGCCATGATGgtgcataactttaatcccagcatgtgggagacagaggcaggtggatctctgtgagttcaaggacagcctggtctacagagtgagttctaggactgcCAGAACTACATAAtagagagaacttgtctcaaaattgtttatttgtgtgtgtgtatgtccattGTATGTATAGATGCTcaggaaagccagaagaggaagtTGGATTCCATGGTGTTGGAATTATAGGGGACACTGTGGCATCTGATGTGGTATCGGGAACCAAATAaagtcttctacaagagcagcaattcgacttagctgctgagccatctccagcccgaCCCCCCTGTGATGGgttctttggttggttggctttgatgttttgaaacagggttgctttgtgtagtcctggctgccctggaactcactttgtaagagaggctggccttgaactcagaggtctgcctgcctctgcctcacaagtgctgggattaaaggtgtgcactaccaccaccTGGTATGTGATGGGTTAACTGGAGTCAAAACCCAGTGATTCAGcaggtttgtaatcccagcactcagggaggcagaggcagggagatgcctgtgagttcaaggccagtctggtctacaaagggagtccaggacagccaaaagaaACCCTattttggaaaaaacaaacaaacaaacaaaaaacagtgattCATTCTTCCCTGTGATTACTTGGGAAATGTAAAACGAAATACCTCTAGAACACCTATTTAATCAATCAAGGACAATGTTCcgcaattttgtctcagactggAGTCACCtggggaactttttttttttttttacacaaagggtttcactgtgtagccttagccgtgctggaccaggctggcctcaaactcactttgATCCGCTGCCTGTGCCTCTCTGGCTTACTGTGGGAACTTTTAAAGACCCTTTTAAAGGCTAACTCTTCAACCAGATGAGCGTGTCCCAAAGGAAGGGACACAAGTAGCCTTTAGTGTTTTGGGATGCTACAAGACAAGCTAGGGAATTGCTATTGTAAATTGCTTTTAGAAAACTCCTCTGAAAGCTGGGGGGGTGAGTGAGGGGGTGAGGTGAGGGGGTGTGTGCCTAGTCCCAACTACTAAGAGGCCGAGCTAGGAAGATCATCTGGTTCAAGGGCAGCCTCATGtcacaaaaaagaagagaaaggaaaaaacagaaagatCTTGTAATGTGCTGGCAGAATTGATTCTTAAACTCGAGCACGCATTAAAATCATGCAGAattctctgtctttccctctctccttctcctccctctctccctgcgtgtgtgtgtgtgtgtgtgtgtgtgtgtgtgtgttcatgcacataTACCCATGGACACCAGAGGACACCAGATGTTATTATTACTTGGGGGCCATccatcttgtttgttttattttttttaccttcaTGCCTGTGAGTATTTTTTGGCTGTGTACCACACACATTCCTGGTGCCCTTGGAAGTCAGACTTCcctgtgcctggagttacatacagatggttctaagctgccatgtgggtattagagattgaaccctggtcctcttaacctctgaaccatctctccgttctggccagtgagcctcagggacTCACCTGTGGCCACATTCCCACCACTGGAATCTTAAATGCACACCACCAGAGCtggatttttagttttattagcATGTATATGCTTCTGTGTATGAGAGTGCACATGGATGCGGGGGGCCTGTGGAGACCACATGTATCAGATGCCCTGGGTAGTTGTAAGCCAACAGCtcagtcacctctccagcctctcacactcagctttttgtgttggttctagggatcaaaccaAGGTCtccatgcttgcaaggcaagcagtTTTATGGACTGAGCCATCATGCCAGCCCCCACTTGGAAGGAGGTCTTTAACTTCAGAAGCAGGCTCTAACTCTAGACTCTCTGGCTGTGTGCCTGATGTAGTTGATCTGGGCCTCACCCTGGGAGTGCATGGTGAGAGGAACTGCTGTGATGGAACCAGGCTGGAGACCTACTAAATAGATGCTTATTAAACAGACACCCTATGTCCCCCTATGTCCAAGAAGCCACAGGGCAAGTGGAAGGATTAGAGCGTTTTGATTGGCAGGAGCCTATGGCCCCTGGAGTTAAAATAGGTGGAGTGGGGACTGGTTGCTGCTTGCCATGAGCTGATAGGTCATGGTTGGCCATCAAGAACCTCTTCAGAGGCCTGTGGTCCATGATTGTTATTGCCGAGTTAGGGAGGGAGGTGCATGTCCCAGCTGGGACACAGACATTTCAGCCCCTGTCCTGGACATAGCATGGAGGGTAATGACCTGTTTCACAGTGGCTTGGGGGCAGAACTGGGATTAGGAAGTGGCCATGTTTTGAGGTTCATCTCAAGGCTTCTACAGCCAGAGTTTTCACAGTCTGAGCCactgttcttttcatttcttcagcAACATTTACTGTGTGCCTTCAGGGTTTTTGGCTTTGTGCTAATGCTGGGGACACAACAGGGATAAAGGCCCTGTCTTTGCCCCCAGGGTGTTcctaggagatgagggaggcagacaaaaacaagcaaataaaaaataattacaaactCCCAGAACTAATAAGCGAGTTTAGCAAGGTCTGGGGATACAAGATCAACACATAAAAATCAATTGCATTTCTCTGAACTCACAATGAACATgtgaaaactgaaattaaaaacacAGCGCCATTTGCTGTTGCatctcagaaaatgaaatgctTACGTCTAAATCCGACAAAGCCCGTGTAGAATTTGTATGCTGAAAATTAAAAACGCTGATGAAGAATATCAAAGGTGAACCAAATAAATGCAGAGACTTTCCATGTTCATTGATTACAAGATTCTACATTAGTGAATGTCAACTTTCCccctacctcttttttttttttttttttctttttttaacttgatACTAGaggttgaactcagggctttgcatatgctaagcaagcacgCTTCCATTaagctatttctctctctctctctctctctctctctctctctctctctctctctctgggtctcATGTTGCCTTTTAACCTTACAGAGGTCAGGATTCTGGatgttgggatcaaaggcatgtgtccACCATGCCTTACTTCCCAAATTTATCTGCAGGtttaatacagtttctcctctcctctcttccccctcactctcttctgcctcagccttgacAATCTACTTGATGCTGGCCTCTATACTGGGGAGGTGACTGAATTTGTAGGTGGCCCTGGCAGCGGCAAAACCCAGGTACCCATGGGAGAGCTTTGGGAGGTGGGCGTGTTGTCCTGGATTCcttggctgtgtgtgtgggggggtgttctTGAAGGTGTCCCCATGGGTTGTGAGGTCAGAACAGACAAGATGGGTGCCAAGAATGGGCTTTAAGTGCATGCTGTTGGAATCTGGTCAGGATGTGGTAGAGAGCTGCCTGGTGGCCCCCACCTTGTCCCCAGGGGCTTAGGTTTACCCAGCACCCCACCTTGTCTCtgaaggtgtgtctctgtgtggctgCAAATGTAGCCCACAGCCTGCAGCAGAATGTTCTGTACATTGATACCAATGGAGGAATGACAGCGTCCCGCCTCTTCCAGCTGCTACGGGCTAGAACccaagaggaagagaaacaggtAAGGGGCAGGATGGCTGGGTTCCTTTCAAATTCTGATTCGGGGAGGCCTCGTGACCCTTTACACTGTAAGAATTTATGACATCTGTGGGAATCATCATTTCTTGCTTTGAAACATGAGGGTCCTCTGCATTCCTAAAGCTGCTCAGCTCATGTTCATGTCATCATCCCATCATCATCCCAGCTAGGATGCCACCCACACTGATTCTTCAGGAACTTCCAAGTCCTTGCATACCATAAATCAAAGCTGGCAAGCACCTAGCACCTGTGTTTCCAGCCCATTTCTTGCCCATGGCAGGCATCACTAATCAATCATATCTGCCCTTCCTGCTGAATTCTGAATGTCTCACCCAGGTGGTCACCACTGTGAGATTGGCCCATTAGGCAAAATCCATTTGCCATTGTGGATGCCAGCACTGTGTCTAAGTGCCTCTTTGCCCTTTCAGCTCTGTgattactctttttttcttttttttttttaatagtttcttttgttttatgtacattggtgttttgactgcatgtatatctgtgtgagggtgttggatcccctggaacaggagttacagttatgagctgccatgtgggtgctggggattgaactccagtccaagagcattcagtgctcttaaccgctgagccatctctccaggtcccctGTGATTACTCTTTATCACTTTCCTGGACCCCCTCTCCAAGGCCCTGCTTCTCTTTCCCACCTCTCAGGTAGGAGCTCTCCAGAGGATACAGGTGGTGCATGCATTTGACGTCTTCCAGTTGCTGGATTTGCTACAGGACCTTCGGGGCaccatggctcagcaggtgagcctgttgatctgcctgtttctgctttaCCCAGTTGGCCAGGTGTTAGCTGTATGCAGGCAGGTGTCCCAGTGTAACAGCTCCAGCTGTGTTTACACTtgcacaccccacccccaggtgGAATTTCTCCATGCTTAATTCATGTGCTCCATTGTTTAGAGGCTCACCAGCCCTGTACAACAGGACCTGGGAGGTTAAAGCAGGTGATCTTCTTGGTTCtcatagaggtctgcctgcctctgcctccctgagtgctaggattaaactgtgtagccttgtctctctccttccacctatACTTGGGTTCCAGGAATCACACTCTAGTTATCAGGCTTGTGCAacagcctttatctgctgagccatcccaaTGGCCTCCACCCTCCATTAGAGGAGCCTGGCCCAGGCATCCCCTAGAGGTCATTGGTTCTTGATGCCTGCTCTTCCCCATCCCTACAGGCTGCAGCTTCCTCAGGCACTGTGAAGGTTGTGATTGTGGATTCCGTCACCGCAGTGGTGGCCCCACTTCTGGGAGGTGAGCAGAGGGAAGGTAAGTAGTGGAGGAGAGCCTGGGGACAGGGTGGGGACTTCACCTCCCAGCCCTGTCCTTGGCACTCTGCTGCTTCTCCTGTCTGCTCCTCTCCCAGGCCTGGCTTTGATGATGCAGCTGGCCCGAGAGCTCAAGATCCTGGCCCGGGACATGGGTGTGGCAGTGGCGGTGAGGAGGCTTTGCCGTGAACATAACTTCTGGTTGTAGCTAGCTCTTTTTCTCTTAAATGTCAGCTCGGGGtggaagtggggctggagagatggctcagtggttaagaatattgGCTGCTCTTCTTAGAGgatcctggttcaattcccagcacccacaaggcagctcacaactgtctggtttgtaactcaaattccaatggattcaactccctcacacagatatatgtGCATGCCAAACACCAAATGTAAAagtaaagaaatttttaaaaatgtcagctggggccgggcatggtggtgcatgcctttaatcccagtacttgggagggagaggcagtcagatctctgtgagtcagagcaagttccaggactgctggggctacacagagaaattctgctgggtgggggaggagtgggctggccaagatggctctgtgggtataAAGGCATCTGCCACCTGACCCTAAATAAGTTTGACCCCAAGAGCCTACATaaaggtagaagaagagaaccaactctacaAAGCTCTCCAACGGCCGCAAGTGTgcctacatacatgcatacaccgagtgctggaactaaaggcttatgccaccatgcccagctttcctgCTTTTTTCAAATGCACTCCATCTCCTGGCTCCTGCGTGTTTGTGAGTACTTGAGTGCCAGGTTCTGGTATGGATAGTAGGGAAGGAGCCATAGTTGCTAGCCTCAGGAGGCTGTGGCTTGGGTGTCTCTGGCTGGCCTGCTTAAGACTGGTTCCAGATTGGGGCTTCTTGTCCaaaccttccttctctcctcccccttccccttacACACTCTAGACACAAAGGGCTGGGTGCACTGGGCTCAGGATGCCTGTAGCACGGGTTCCCCTTAGGAAAGAGTGAATAAAGGTGCTGCATGCTCCATAATTGGTGTTAGGCCCAAAGCATTGAGGCTTTGTGGGAAACTGGGTGCAGATCAGGAGCCCTGAATTGTAGCTCTAGAATCAACTCTAAGTTATAGCACTGGGAAGAGCCATAAGTCAGATTTCCTCTCTGTAAAGGAAGCTTTAGGAACGGGTGTCCTTGGCACTACTATCATGGATCTGGGCCCCTTTCTGCAGGTGACCAATCACTTGACCAGAGACAGAGATGGTAAAGGGTTCAGACCTGCTCTGGGACGCTCCTGGAGCTTCGTGCCCAGTACCCGGATTCTCCTGGATGTCACTGAAGGGGCTGGAACATCAGGGAGTAGCCAGCGCACAGTGTGTCTGACCAAGTCTCCCCGACAGGTGAGCCAACCCAGGTGTTGTCAGGGATCTTGGGTCCTAGAGAGGGTGGTTTCCATGCCCACAGGCATCTCATTGAAGGATTCTTTGACGATGAAAGCCTGAAACAAAACCCAACATGTTGCAAGCTTAAGCAAGCTTAGATTGCTTAATTCTAcctacccctctctctctcctatctctTCTTCCAGCCAACAGGTCTGCAGGAGGTGATAGACATTGGGACACTGGGGACTGAGGAGCAGAGCCCGGAATTGCCTGGCAAACAGACAGGATGCTGTTGACCAGGAAAGAGACCGCCTCAAGGCCCTTACAGCTTTCCTTCCCAGTTAGCTGTGGTTCGCTGCCACACGGGACCTGACAGTGCAGACAGCTCAGAGTCATCAGAAgacaagcctcagtttcctcagcttTACTGTGTGGATCTCATGGAGCCACTGCCAGAGTATGCTGTAGTGGGAGGGACCTAGAAGTCTATCCGGGTCTcaagttttcttcctttctgtccaCCATACGTTTCCAGTGGGGGCTGAGGTCAACCTCGCTTGGGGCATCTCTGAAGAAACGCAGTGGGGCTCCCCCAGAAGGAGCATCCTTCCCTGCTTGCTGCCTGGGTCTCAACACCTGCCTACCTGATAGGGAAGAACATGGGTCCGTGTTGTCCCAGGGATATAATTTACCGGGGAGGAAGGATATGACCTGCTCCCAGTGAACCAGACACTTGTTTCATATGCATGGTGCCCTGTGGGGCCCTTCCTCAGTATAGAGTAACCGGAGGTGCTGAACCGTGGCCTAACccataaacagacagacaggaattTGCACAGTAAATAGAGCCAGCTGGGAAAATTGATGCCAGCGTAAATAATACATGGCAAATCTAGTCTTTTATACAGAAATTCATTGCTGGTGGCTCTAAGATGCAGTATAATTACACCTCTCGTCCTGCCAGCTGTGCCACAGCCTCGTGTCTTAGTCCTTTCTTAGGGCAGCTTTGCAGGGAACCACTATCAGTTAGGGGGCGCAGgctgggtgattttttttcttttttgcagccAAATgattcaaacccaggaccttacaTGTTCCAAGCAATGTCTCCACCGCTGAGAGAAACCCCCATTTCCCATCTCATCACTTTGTTAAAGAAAGAACCAAAGGCTTTGAGTAGAAACATGACAATTCCAATGGCGGAACTAAAGGCCTCCTgtgtctgctcttctcttgttcttTTCACATTGTGGAAGCTTGTGAATGAGTGGGCTTTAATGCATTTTCAGAGATATCAAAGGGTGGCCTAGGAGTGTACATCAGTGGCAGAATGGCCCTAGATTTGATCCAGAGTCctagaaaaaagtaaaagcaatatataggATTGTTTCCCTCTTGATCTAGATATTCGCTAGGTCCCcagtcttttctctttttttcacctTGATACAAGGAGGTCATTGTATGTCTACttgaagttagaaaaaaaaatacctactgtgtgccagcaCTTGGTGGTCTCAAGTCAGAAAGCTGATCTAAgacaggcaaaaagaaaaaaaaaaaatccatgtattATTGAGGCTGCTCTCCATAGCAAGTAACAAAATCCCGGTGAGGCATCAATGATAAAGAAGGTCACTCATCCCTGATAATGTGATGCCAAGGTTGGTTGATGCAATGGCCCAATGTGGAGAAGCAGAGGGCCCTTCCTTCTCTGTCCCCGCTTCTCTGTGCTGCTTTTGTCTTCAAACTTGTTGCCCTCATTAAAACCTGGCTATAGCCACTCTGAAGAGTAATCCAAACATGGGTCATCTACGGGTAGAAAAGGGGTCATCTCCTGTGTCCTTTGAAGAACAAGGAGAACTCAGAGCTTCCCAATGTCTCTATCTCACTGGTGCAGAATTGCCTCGTGCGCTGTGTTTAATTCAGTAGTGCAAAAGGAAATGGTGCCTCAGTGTTAGGCTTAGGCGAACCAAGAAACAGCCATAGAGTTGGGGCTCAGGCTTAGCTTGTTTGAGGCACCTGCTGTGGTCCTATTAGAGACGAAGTGTATGGAGGAATTAGACAGTGGGTGGGCTTGTGTGTGCGCTCAGTACCTCAGCACCGCACTCACTGTGTAGGACAAGCTGAGTGGTGCTGGGGATCATTTCATCTGACAGACTAAATGGAGCTCATTGAGATTTTAGGACATCTGTCTATTAAATGACAGCATGGGAttccagactttctttttttttaacctctcgTTGCCTTCagctgtaaatatgtaaatattttaacaaaattcttttttgtattttgccCCAGCAGCGGAGGCTGCACATCCCAACCCCTTTCAGCTGAGCTCACCATAAAAAGCTAGATCAAAGATCCACTTCATCCGCTCTTTCTGATCTCCCCCAGGGAAGACAGAATGACAAACACTCCAGAGACTGCAGATACCGTGTGTGTGAAAGAAAGCTGAAGGGTTAGAAGGGAACGAAGCTGA
Proteins encoded in this region:
- the Rad51d gene encoding DNA repair protein RAD51 homolog 4, with translation MGMLRAGLCPGLSEEIVRLLRDRKIKTVADLAAADLEEVAQKCGLSYKALVALRRVLLAQFSAFPLNGADLYEELKTSTAILSTGIGSLDNLLDAGLYTGEVTEFVGGPGSGKTQVCLCVAANVAHSLQQNVLYIDTNGGMTASRLFQLLRARTQEEEKQVGALQRIQVVHAFDVFQLLDLLQDLRGTMAQQAAASSGTVKVVIVDSVTAVVAPLLGGEQREGLALMMQLARELKILARDMGVAVAVTNHLTRDRDGKGFRPALGRSWSFVPSTRILLDVTEGAGTSGSSQRTVCLTKSPRQPTGLQEVIDIGTLGTEEQSPELPGKQTGCC